In Oryza sativa Japonica Group chromosome 2, ASM3414082v1, the following are encoded in one genomic region:
- the LOC4329505 gene encoding OVARIAN TUMOR DOMAIN-containing deubiquitinating enzyme 1: protein MASSPAPPGHHDERHESTSSSADDDEITAAAEASPEQGGGGGGGRGTGGSGSAATEGDQKGKGKVVEGSQEAAKKDKVDSQLKKFIRRSFLAVSEGFKKKLSDRQGKQLDEASTSNSPPHVDHKKIPMEEAVYHYFGDIHNVLRLSKRERESVIIMRLVPLHSHYSALRPVYRDGESFYRSFIFSYLEQIVDRVDMGEEDRLLAAVRELARRAEHFQWASEFPRRREEMQCFTILALHHTLTPSSQTSYVSHACSCQIIDGQRSAFEKLIEKIKGWKRMLQYPTLRVRFLKRYNRGEFLLEFFSSYDTTDDIFAFLRLAAAIWMCSPDHITMYAPGVIGPGEGRSLEDWCSTQVIPPRVYADEVAVRALAAALQVFIRVEAPEYGGRQDSYYIARDRPRVTLLRMDSQYDIVYPLSPELIHQRAKRGGASRFYCCIGGDSNLQRLSQQQEERGGGGQ from the exons ATGGCCTCCTCGCCCGCCCCACCAGGACACCACGACGAGCGCCACGAGTCCACCTCCAGCTCCGCCGATGACGACGAGATCACCGCCGCAGCCGAGGCCAGCCCGGAgcagggcggaggcggaggcggaggccgcggcACCGGCGGATCGGGCTCCGCCGCCACGGAGGGCGACCAGAAGGGAAAGGGAAAGGTCGTCGAAGGTTCGCAAGAG GCCGCCAAGAAGGACAAGGTCGATTCCCAGCTAAAGAAGTTCATCAGGAGGAGCTTTCTTGCGGTTTCTGAAGGCTTCAAGAAAAAG CTTTCAGATAGACAAGGAAAGCAACTGGATGAGGCAAGCACGTCAAACTCGCCACCTCATGTGGATCACAAG AAAATTCCCATGGAAGAAGCTGTGTATCATTATTTTGGGGACATCCATAATGTTCTGAGGCTATCGAAAAGGGAAAGGGAGTCAGTTATCATTATGCGCTTGGTGCCTCTTCATAGTCATTATTCAGCATTGAGGCCAGTGTATAGAGATGGGGAGAGTTTCTACAGGAGCTTCATATTTTCCTACCTG GAGCAAATTGTTGATAGAGTAGACATGGGTGAGGAAGATCGCCTTCTTGCTGCTGTTAGAGAATTGGCTAGACGGGCTGAACATTTTCAGTGGGCCTCTGAATTTCCCCGGAGGCGCGAA GAGATGCAGTGTTTCACAATATTGGCATTACACCACACTCTTACACCCT CTTCTCAGACAAGTTATGTTAGTCATGCTTGTTCATGTCAGATTATTGATGGTCAGCGTTCT GCATTTGAGAAGCTGATAGAGAAAATAAAGGGATGGAAGCGCATGTTGCAGTACCCAACATTAAGAGTCAGGTTTTTGAAACG CTACAACAGGGGTGAATTTCTCCTCGAGTTCTTCAGCAGTTATGATACAACGGATGATA TTTTTGCTTTCCTCAGATTAGCAGCAGCAATCTGGATGTGCTCGCCCGACCACATAACGATGTATGCACCGGGTGTGATTGGGCCTGGAGAAGGTCGCAGTCTGGAAGAT TGGTGCTCGACACAGGTTATTCCTCCCCGTGTGTATGCAGACGAGGTTGCAGTAAGAGCCTTGGCGGCTGCACTTCAGGTGTTCATCCGAGTGGAGGCGCCAGAATATGGAGGTCGCCAAGATAGCTACTACATCGCCCGTGACAGACCCCGTGTGACCTTGTTGCGCATGGACTCTCAGTATGACATTGTCTACCCACTCTCTCCTGAGTTGATTCACCAAAGGGCTAAGCGTGGAGGAGCGAGCAGGTTCTACTGCTGCATAGGTGGAGATTCAAATCTGCAACGGCTGTCGCAACAACAAgaagaacgaggaggaggaggtcagtAG
- the LOC4329506 gene encoding uncharacterized protein isoform X1, giving the protein MSASDDRKQARRKEKRKSGYPKEKLLESSMRSYQGPAKEEHSDREGEQPNSPSQNSRSSMSKSFPQVFHKKLPMGDAVYYYFKDIYDALRIAQVGVRLIFLDHDYSEFRPVVPDEECFYRSFIFSYLEQVVDRIDTLWEDRLLAALRELDRRAERFQRASEFSRRRKEMHTVVTQ; this is encoded by the exons ATGTCGGCGTCTGATGATCGGAAACAG GCGcgaaggaaggagaagaggaaaTCTGGTTACCCGAAAGAGAAGTTGCTCGAGAGTAGCATGCGTTCGTATCAAGGCCCCGCCAAGGAGGAG CATTCAGACAGAGAAGGAGAACAACCGAACTCTCCCAGTCAAAATTCCAGATCTAGCATGTCAAAATCTTTTCCTCAGGTGTTTCACAAG AAACTTCCTATGGGAGACGCCGTGTATTATTATTTCAAGGACATCTATGATGCTCTTCGGATAGCACAAGTTGGTGTACGTTTGATATTTCTTGATCATGATTATTCAGAATTTAGGCCGGTTGTTCCAGATGAGGAGTGCTTCTATAGGAGTTTCATATTTTCCTATCTG GAGCAAGTTGTTGATAGGATAGACACACTTTGGGAAGACCGCCTTCTTGCTGCTCTTAGAGAATTGGATAGACGAGCTGAACGTTTTCAGCGGGCCTCTGAATTTTCCCGGAGACGCAAA GAGATGCACACCGTTGTTACACAATAG
- the LOC107278022 gene encoding uncharacterized protein has product MKRRDQEQAIAKLTSSGGGGGGGGRDDLLIIFMWTKKAMLAAVVVVVAKCRELWEGVLTAGSGCGCVSRSAAAADDDDGYYFGRSYEFSCSATPVAFAPAKGRRRRRRCLLLPPCVGAKQAREMLREAAMMSPAPPVGAGGGRRSPPERSPQWWREQEIDGLAEEFISRFYEQLRSQVADEERRRAPECKSRASSSPPSPSPP; this is encoded by the coding sequence ATGAAGCGACGAGATCAGGAGCAAGCGATCGCGAAGCtgacgagcagcggcggcggcggcggcggcggcgggagagacGACCTCCTGATCATCTTCATGTGGACCAAGAAGGccatgctcgccgccgtcgtggtggTCGTGGCCAAGTGCAGGGAGCTCTGGGAAGGGGTGCTCACGGCGGGCTCCGGCTGCGGCTGCGTGtcgcgttccgccgccgccgccgacgacgacgacggctactACTTCGGCCGGAGCTACGAGTTCTCGTGCTCCGCCACCCCGGTCGCCTTCGCTCCGGCgaaagggcggcggcgccggcggcgctgccTGCTGCTGCCACCCTGCGTGGGAGCCAAGCAGGCGAGGGAGATGCTGCGGGAGGCGGCGATGATGTCCCCGGCGCCGCCTGTCGGTGCCGGCGGCGGTCGACGCTCGCCGCCGGAGCGGTCGCCGCAGTGGTGGAGGGAGCAGGAGATCGACGGCCTCGCGGAGGAGTTCATCAGCCGGTTCTACGAGCAGCTGAGGTCGCAGGTGGCGgatgaggagcggcggcgggcgccggaGTGCAAGAGcagggcgtcgtcgtcgccgccgtccccgtctccGCCATAG
- the LOC4329506 gene encoding uncharacterized protein isoform X3, translating to MLLHASQASYASHVCSYPIIDDQHSVFVKLIAKIKGWKRMRDYPPSRVSYSSVEFLLEFFSSYDSTNDIFAFLRLVAATWICTHKGRYGQHVREGQSPEDWCSMLVIPPHAPEDRIIPIALAEALQ from the exons ATGCTCCTTCATG CTTCTCAGGCGAGTTATGCTAGTCATGTTTGTTCATATCCAATTATTGATGATCAGCATTCT GTATTTGTGAAGCTGATTGCGAAAATAAAGGGATGGAAGCGCATGCGGGATTACCCACCGTCAAGAGTCAG CTACAGCAGCGTGGAATTTCTCCTCGAGTTCTTCAGCAGTTATGATTCAACGAATGACA TTTTTGCTTTCCTCAGATTAGTAGCAGCTACCTGGATTTGCACGCACAAAGGGAGATATGGACAGCATGTAAGAGAAGGTCAAAGTCCGGAAGAT TGGTGCTCGATGCTGGTTATTCCTCCCCATGCGCCGGAAGACCGGATCATACCAATAGCCTTAGCGGAAGCACTACAATGA
- the LOC4329506 gene encoding uncharacterized protein isoform X2, whose translation MLLHASQASYASHVCSYPIIDDQHSVSAIVFVKLIAKIKGWKRMRDYPPSRVSYSSVEFLLEFFSSYDSTNDIFAFLRLVAATWICTHKGRYGQHVREGQSPEDWCSMLVIPPHAPEDRIIPIALAEALQ comes from the exons ATGCTCCTTCATG CTTCTCAGGCGAGTTATGCTAGTCATGTTTGTTCATATCCAATTATTGATGATCAGCATTCTGTAAGCGCCATT GTATTTGTGAAGCTGATTGCGAAAATAAAGGGATGGAAGCGCATGCGGGATTACCCACCGTCAAGAGTCAG CTACAGCAGCGTGGAATTTCTCCTCGAGTTCTTCAGCAGTTATGATTCAACGAATGACA TTTTTGCTTTCCTCAGATTAGTAGCAGCTACCTGGATTTGCACGCACAAAGGGAGATATGGACAGCATGTAAGAGAAGGTCAAAGTCCGGAAGAT TGGTGCTCGATGCTGGTTATTCCTCCCCATGCGCCGGAAGACCGGATCATACCAATAGCCTTAGCGGAAGCACTACAATGA